One genomic segment of Nocardioides cavernaquae includes these proteins:
- a CDS encoding aspartate/glutamate racemase family protein has protein sequence MQTIGLVGGMSWESSAAYYKLLNVGVEERLGGLHSAKTVMASVEFAEVTALQEQERWDEVAEIVAAAARGVEAAGADFLMLCTTTFHRVAEQVEAAVDIPLVHLADVVAAAVKEQGISKVALLGTSFAMGRTFFTDRIASHGIEVVVPEERQHAELNRVIYDELVHGKVLDSSRRSVISVIDDLYDAGAGGVILGCTELELLVKQADVDLPLFPCTTLHVTAALDRALA, from the coding sequence ATGCAGACCATCGGACTTGTCGGGGGCATGAGCTGGGAGTCCAGCGCGGCGTACTACAAGCTGCTGAACGTCGGCGTCGAAGAACGCCTGGGCGGATTGCACTCGGCGAAGACGGTGATGGCATCCGTCGAGTTCGCCGAGGTCACTGCGCTGCAGGAGCAGGAGCGCTGGGACGAGGTCGCCGAGATCGTGGCCGCTGCGGCACGCGGTGTCGAGGCTGCCGGTGCTGACTTCCTGATGCTCTGCACCACCACGTTCCACCGCGTCGCCGAGCAGGTCGAGGCCGCCGTCGACATCCCGCTGGTGCACCTCGCCGACGTGGTCGCTGCCGCGGTGAAGGAACAGGGCATCTCGAAGGTGGCCCTGCTCGGCACCAGCTTCGCCATGGGTCGCACCTTCTTCACCGACCGGATCGCCTCGCACGGCATCGAGGTCGTCGTCCCCGAGGAGCGGCAGCACGCCGAGCTCAACCGGGTCATCTACGACGAGCTCGTGCACGGCAAGGTGCTCGACTCCTCGCGCCGCAGCGTCATCTCGGTCATCGACGACCTGTACGACGCAGGCGCCGGCGGTGTGATCCTCGGTTGCACCGAGCTGGAGCTCCTGGTCAAGCAGGCCGACGTCGACCTGCCGCTGTTCCCGTGCACCACCCTGCACGTCACCGCAGCACTCGACCGCGCGCTGGCCTGA